The following coding sequences are from one Scomber japonicus isolate fScoJap1 chromosome 3, fScoJap1.pri, whole genome shotgun sequence window:
- the ilrun gene encoding protein ILRUN, which translates to MEGTDMDVDAELMQKFSCMGTTDKDVLISEFQRLLGFQLNPAGCAFFLDMTNWNLQAAIGAYYDFESPNINTPSMSFVEDVTIGEGESVPPDTPFTKTWRIQNTGAESWPPGVCLKYIGGDQFGHVNTVMVKSLDPQEISDVSVQMRSPTTPGMYQGQWRMCTATGLFYGDVIWVILSVEVGGLLGVTQQLSSFETEFNTQPQRNVEGDFNPFASPQKNKHDATDGFRDPSGAWERTQEPIQQDQNGLSHNAVNRSTNGLQTNLSVVTYGQGIHGPYPFGQS; encoded by the exons ATGGAGGGCACGGACATGGACGTGGACGCGGAGCTCATGCAGAAGTTCAGCTGCATGGGCACAACCGACAAGGACGTCCTCATCTCGGAGTTTCAGAGGCTGCTCGGCTTCCAGCTCAACCCGGCCGGCTGCGCCTTCTTCCTGGACATGACCAACTG GAATCTTCAGGCTGCTATCGGTGCATATTACGACTTTGAAAGTCCCAATATCAACACGCCATCCATGTCCTTCGTTGAAGATGTGACAATTGGGGAAGGAGAGTCAGTTCCTCCAGATACACCGTTCACAAAGACCTGGAGAATACAAAACACAG GTGCAGAGTCGTGGCCTCCGGGGGTTTGTTTAAAGTACATCGGCGGGGATCAGTTTGGCCATGTAAACACGGTTATGGTGAAGTCACTAGACCCCCAAGAAATATCAGATGTCAGCGTACAGATGCGAAGTCCCACAACTCCCGGCATGTACCAGGGCCAGTGGAGGATGTGCACAGCCACCGGATTATTTTATGGAG ACGTAATCTGGGTGATTCTCAGCGTAGAAGTCGGAGGTCTCCTCGGCGTGACCCAGCAGCTGTCTTCCTTCGAGACAGAATTCAACACTCAGCCCCAGCGCAACGTTGAGGGAGACTTCAACCCCTTCGCCTCACCACAGAAGAACAAGCACGATGCGACCGATGGCTTCAGAGACCCCAGCGGAGCCTGGGAACGCACGCAAGAGCCAATCCAGCAAGATCAAAACGGACTGTCTCATAATGCTGTAAATAGGTCGACGAACGGTCTCCAAACTAACCTCTCTGTGGTAACTTACGGTCAG GGTATTCATGGACCCTATCCGTTTGGACAGAGCTAG